A stretch of the Microcebus murinus isolate Inina chromosome 6, M.murinus_Inina_mat1.0, whole genome shotgun sequence genome encodes the following:
- the CMA1 gene encoding chymase isoform X2, whose amino-acid sequence MLQSSGWDTYYLVIWSFCDTAHGLWRKPRQEPGQLVLRGDRGGEIIQGTECKPHSRPYMAYLEFNDFEGRPRYCGGFLIRQNFVLTAAHCAGRSITVTLGVHNTKKKENTWQKLEVVKQFPHPKYIGDTFPHDIMLLKLKEKANLTLAVGTVPLPSNFYFVPPGTMCWVAGWGSTGVTKPGSDTLQEVKQELMNPKACSHFQNFNHNLQLCVGNPRKKHSAFKGDSGGPLMCAGVAQGIVSYGQKDAKPPSVYTRLSHYRPWINKILNHN is encoded by the exons ATGCTCCAGAGCTCAGGCTG GGATACATATTACCTTGTGATTTGGTCCTTCTGTGACACTGCTCATGGGCTGTGGAGAAAGCCAAGACAGGAACCTGGGCAGCTTGTTCTACGTGGAGACAGAGGAG GGGAGATCATCCAGGGCACAGAGTGCAAGCCACACTCTCGCCCGTACATGGCCTACCTGGAATTTAACGATTTTGAGGGTCGACCCAGGTATTGTGGTGGTTTCCTGATAAGGCAGAACTTTGTGCTGACGGCTGCTCACTGTGCAGGAAG GTCTATAACAGTCACCCTTGGAGTCCataacacaaaaaagaaagaaaatacatggcAGAAGCTTGAAGTTGTAAAGCAATTCCCTCATCCAAAATATATTGGTGATACTTTTCCCCACGACATCATGTTACTAAAG TTGAAGGAGAAAGCCAACCTGACTCTGGCTGTGGGCACAGTCCCCCTCCCATCCAACTTCTACTTCGTCCCACCTGGGACAATGTGCTGGGTGGCTGGCTGGGGAAGTACAGGTGTCACGAAGCCAGGCTCAGACACTCTGCAAGAGGTGAAGCAGGAACTCATGAATCCCAAGGCCTGCAGCCACTTTCAAAATTTTAACCACAATCTCCAGCTGTGCGTGGGCAACCCCAGGAAGAAACACTCTGCATTTAAG GGAGACTCCGGGGGCCCTCTTATGTGTGCTGGGGTGGCCCAGGGCATCGTGTCCTATGGACAGAAAGATGCAAAGCCCCCTTCTGTCTACACCCGGCTCTCTCATTACCGGCCCTGGATCAACAAGATCCTGAACCATAATTAA
- the CMA1 gene encoding chymase isoform X3, which yields MHLLRLPLLLFILCSRAQAGEIIQGTECKPHSRPYMAYLEFNDFEGRPRYCGGFLIRQNFVLTAAHCAGRSITVTLGVHNTKKKENTWQKLEVVKQFPHPKYIGDTFPHDIMLLKLKEKANLTLAVGTVPLPSNFYFVPPGTMCWVAGWGSTGVTKPGSDTLQEVKQELMNPKACSHFQNFNHNLQLCVGNPRKKHSAFKGDSGGPLMCAGVAQGIVSYGQKDAKPPSVYTRLSHYRPWINKILNHN from the exons ATGCATCTCCTTCGTCTCCCTCTGCTGCTCTTTATCCTATGCTCCAGAGCTCAGGCTG GGGAGATCATCCAGGGCACAGAGTGCAAGCCACACTCTCGCCCGTACATGGCCTACCTGGAATTTAACGATTTTGAGGGTCGACCCAGGTATTGTGGTGGTTTCCTGATAAGGCAGAACTTTGTGCTGACGGCTGCTCACTGTGCAGGAAG GTCTATAACAGTCACCCTTGGAGTCCataacacaaaaaagaaagaaaatacatggcAGAAGCTTGAAGTTGTAAAGCAATTCCCTCATCCAAAATATATTGGTGATACTTTTCCCCACGACATCATGTTACTAAAG TTGAAGGAGAAAGCCAACCTGACTCTGGCTGTGGGCACAGTCCCCCTCCCATCCAACTTCTACTTCGTCCCACCTGGGACAATGTGCTGGGTGGCTGGCTGGGGAAGTACAGGTGTCACGAAGCCAGGCTCAGACACTCTGCAAGAGGTGAAGCAGGAACTCATGAATCCCAAGGCCTGCAGCCACTTTCAAAATTTTAACCACAATCTCCAGCTGTGCGTGGGCAACCCCAGGAAGAAACACTCTGCATTTAAG GGAGACTCCGGGGGCCCTCTTATGTGTGCTGGGGTGGCCCAGGGCATCGTGTCCTATGGACAGAAAGATGCAAAGCCCCCTTCTGTCTACACCCGGCTCTCTCATTACCGGCCCTGGATCAACAAGATCCTGAACCATAATTAA
- the CMA1 gene encoding chymase isoform X1 translates to MLQSSGCFRDTYYLVIWSFCDTAHGLWRKPRQEPGQLVLRGDRGGEIIQGTECKPHSRPYMAYLEFNDFEGRPRYCGGFLIRQNFVLTAAHCAGRSITVTLGVHNTKKKENTWQKLEVVKQFPHPKYIGDTFPHDIMLLKLKEKANLTLAVGTVPLPSNFYFVPPGTMCWVAGWGSTGVTKPGSDTLQEVKQELMNPKACSHFQNFNHNLQLCVGNPRKKHSAFKGDSGGPLMCAGVAQGIVSYGQKDAKPPSVYTRLSHYRPWINKILNHN, encoded by the exons ATGCTCCAGAGCTCAGGCTG CTTCAGGGATACATATTACCTTGTGATTTGGTCCTTCTGTGACACTGCTCATGGGCTGTGGAGAAAGCCAAGACAGGAACCTGGGCAGCTTGTTCTACGTGGAGACAGAGGAG GGGAGATCATCCAGGGCACAGAGTGCAAGCCACACTCTCGCCCGTACATGGCCTACCTGGAATTTAACGATTTTGAGGGTCGACCCAGGTATTGTGGTGGTTTCCTGATAAGGCAGAACTTTGTGCTGACGGCTGCTCACTGTGCAGGAAG GTCTATAACAGTCACCCTTGGAGTCCataacacaaaaaagaaagaaaatacatggcAGAAGCTTGAAGTTGTAAAGCAATTCCCTCATCCAAAATATATTGGTGATACTTTTCCCCACGACATCATGTTACTAAAG TTGAAGGAGAAAGCCAACCTGACTCTGGCTGTGGGCACAGTCCCCCTCCCATCCAACTTCTACTTCGTCCCACCTGGGACAATGTGCTGGGTGGCTGGCTGGGGAAGTACAGGTGTCACGAAGCCAGGCTCAGACACTCTGCAAGAGGTGAAGCAGGAACTCATGAATCCCAAGGCCTGCAGCCACTTTCAAAATTTTAACCACAATCTCCAGCTGTGCGTGGGCAACCCCAGGAAGAAACACTCTGCATTTAAG GGAGACTCCGGGGGCCCTCTTATGTGTGCTGGGGTGGCCCAGGGCATCGTGTCCTATGGACAGAAAGATGCAAAGCCCCCTTCTGTCTACACCCGGCTCTCTCATTACCGGCCCTGGATCAACAAGATCCTGAACCATAATTAA